GTTTGCCTTGTCCTGTCATTGATTTTGCTTTATCCAATACAGCTACTACATCTTCCATATCATTTCCATTCATGTCCAGAACGGTCCAGTTAAAGGCTTTGAATTTATCGTGAAGATTATCGAGTGACAATACTTTGCTGGTCGGACCATCGATCTGTTGTCCGTTCCAGTCAACGGTAGCGATCAGGTTATCTACCTTATTGTGGGCTGCGAACATCACTGCTTCCCAAATTTGTCCTTCTTGTAATTCACCATCTCCATGGAGAGAGAAAACAAGGTGTGGATCGTTGTTGTATTTTTTTGTAAGGGCAGCACCTATGGCTACACTCATACCCTGACCCAAAGAGCCACTGGCAATTCTTACACCGGGTAAATGCTCATGAGTAGTAGGGTGACCTTGTAAGCGGGTATTGAGTTTACGGAAGCTGGCCAGTTCTTGCTTATCAAAATAACCGGAACGTGAAAGCACTGAATAATAAACAGGAGAAATATGTCCGTTAGAAAGGAAGAAAAGATCTTCACCAACACCATCCATCTTGAACTGGCGGTCGTGTTTCATGGTATGAAAAAACAGAGCGGTAAGGAAATCGGTACAACCCAAAGAACCACCAGGGTGTCCGCTCTGAACCCCATGAACCATTCGAACGATATCGCGCCTAATTTGACTGGCCGCGGCTTTCAATTCCTGAATACTTGCCATATGCTTGTTTTGTGGTTGCGAAGATAGGGGAATAGTCGATAGTTCATAGTCGATGGTCCATGGTACATGGCAAGAAAATATCAACTGATGAGGGTAGAAATCAAACAAATTACTATGGACCATCGACTATGGACTATTCACTATATTTGCCCCCTCAAAACCATCATATGTCAGAAGATCTGGATTTAATATTGGCCGATACGGAAGAAAGTATGACCAAGGCCATTAGTCATTTGGAAACGGAGCTCACCAAGATCAGGGCGGGGAAAGCCAATCCAACCATGTTGGATGGTATTATGGTAGATTATTATGGCTCACCCACTCCTATCAATCAGGTAGCGAATATTAGTGTTTTGGATGTGCGTACTATTAGTATTCAGCCATGGGAGAAAAATATGCTTGCAGCGATTGAAAGAGCAATCATGGCGGCTAATATTGGCATCACTCCTCAGAACGATGGTGTTCAGTTGCGTTTATTCTTGCCTCCGTTAACAGAAGAAAGAAGAAGAGAGTTGGTAAAAAAAGCGGCAGGTGAAGGAGAGCATTCTAAAGTAGCGATCCGAAATATCCGTCGCGATGCGATTGAGCAGGTAAAGAAATTGCAAAAAGATGGTCTTAGTGAAGACGCTGCAAAAGATGCAGAAAAAAGTATTCAAGACATTACCGATAAATTCATCTCTCTAGTAGATAAACATTTGGCCGCGAAAGAAAAAGAAGTAATGGCAGTGTGATCTTTGATTTTTTGATCTTTGATTTCTTGATCCACAAAAGACAAATCAAGAAATCAAAGATCAAAAAATCAAACTTTCTCTTTCTTATTTACCAGGTATACCCCACAAAGAATAATTCCCAGACATCCGATTTGCAATAGTGTGATCTGTTCGCCATCTAATAATCCCCAGAAAACAGCTACGAATGGGATTCCGTAAGTAACCATAGAGGCGAACAATGTTCCTGCTCTTTTTACGAGCATATAGAAGATAATAGAAGCAAAAGCAGTTCCCAAGACACCAAGGATAAATGAAGCACCTGTAGCTTTGATAACACTTGTTTCAGACAAAGCCATTTCAGTATATCCGGTGTAGTATAAAATGATCGCGGATGGAATGATCAGGAATACAAATGCAAGAGAAGCAATATTCAGTGATCCCACTTCTTTCATATGTCTGCCTACCATATTTACATTGATGCCATAAAAAACGGTTGCTAAAAGCACCAATCCTGCATAAGAGATATTTTGAAAGCTAACGGTTTTGCCTGTAAACATCAATAGGCATAGTCCAATAAAACCAATGATCACACCGGCGATTTTAGTAGCATTTGCTTTCAACTGAAAAAATGAAATGCCTACGAGTATGGTAAACAATGGAGTTAGTGCATTGAGGATACCTGCCAATGAACTGTCTATCTGTGTTTCAGCAATACAGAATAAATATGCAGGGAAAAAATTACCCAATAATCCCGATAAGATCACCAGCAGCCACTTGTTTTGAGGTATTTGCTTGAGTGCTTTTACTGCAAAGGGTGTAAGGATCAGTCCTGCACTTAGAATACGTATTGATGCTACCTGGTAAGGGGTCAAGACATGCATGCCTTCTTTCATTAGAATAAAAGAACTTCCCCAAATAACAGATAACAATAAAAAGATGCCCCAGTTGATAATCCGATCTCTCAATGTGTTGTTTTTGTAAAGGTGAGGGATTGCTTTCATTATTCAATTATATTAGGTATTTTCATTACTCACCAAACCAATTCAACTATGGGAATGCTAAAAGAATTTAAAGACTTTGCCATGCGGGGCAATCTGGTAGACATAGCAGTAGCCTTTGTCATGGGTGCTTCATTTGGGAAGATCGTTACATCATTCGTAGATGGAATTGTGATGCCGTTGGTCGGTATGCTGACAGGTGGTGTTGATTTTAATGATAAAGTATGGGTATTAAAAGAGGCAATTGCTGAAGTAAAGGATGCCAGTGGCGCCGTAGTTACAGAAGCTGCAGCAGAGGTCTCTATCAAATACGGAGCGTTTATCACCAATGTCCTGGATTTCATCATTGTGGCATTTGTAGTGTTTCTGGTAATTAAAGGCATCAATAAAATGAAAGCCCCGGCAGAAGCTCCTGCAGCAGCCGGTCCATCAGAAACTGAGAAATTACTGGCTGAGATCAGGGATTCTTTGAAGAAGGTAGACTAGTCCGTGTTCGTAGTCTATAGTCCATGGTAGGAATGCGGTCATAGGCTAGTAAGGCAATAGCTTTATAGCTTAAGGATCTAATTCTTATCATCTCAACGATGGTCTATGGGCCATTGACCATCGACTCGGTGGATAAATATTACCCCCTTCCGGTCGAAATAAGACCTGAAGGGGTTTTCTTTGCAGCTAAAGTTTGTGTTGTGAATACTGTGAATTATCAAATCAAATTAGACCAGTTTGAAGGTCCTTTCGACCTGCTTTTGTTTTTTATTGAGCGGGATGAACTGGATATCTATAATATTCCCATTACTAAGATCATTCAAGACTTCCTCGATTTTATTCATCAGGGAGAGAAATTGAATATTGAGCTGAGTAGTGAGTTCATTCTCTTTGTATCTACACTGATGCGCATCAAGGCGAGATTGTTATTGCCGCGTAAAGAAATCGATGCCCAAGGAAATGAGATAGATCCTCGCCAGGAATTGATCGATAAAATTCTGGAATACAAACGCTTTAAAGAAGCCGCTGTTCAAATGGCTGAAATGGAAGCGATGCGTATGTTGATGGTAAAACGCGGTAACCTCCAAAAGGAATTGGTTGAGATCGGCGAAGATGCTTCTGAAGGAACAGAGATACAAAACATCACGATGTTCAAGCTGATGAAAGCTTTTGAAAAAGTGATGCAGCGCGTACATGATCGACAGAATAAACCGGTACATACTGTGGTGCGCTATAATTACACCATGGAAGGAAGTCGTGATTATATGCTTGACTTTGTCGCGAAAGAAAAAACAGTAGCTTTTGAAAAAGTATTTGAAGTCTGTAACGACAGAATACATGCTATCTTCTTATTCCTGTCTATTCTTGAATTGACCCAGCAAAAATTCATGAAACTGTTGGTGGCAGAAGGAAAGAATAATTTCATTGTAGAGTGGAATGATAAACGTGAAGAAGAATTGAAAGAAGAAGGCCTTACTGACGAAGATTTTACCAACACGTTTACTGACGATCCTACACCTATTGCCGAATAAAAAAATCTGTGAATCTGTGGTTTTATTTATTGGCCACAGATTCACAGATTTTATTTGAGAGAAATTATCCCAACAACACAGTAGCAGTCACTGTCTCACGCATCAATTCGCGAACAGCATCTGCTATTCCTTGTGCGTCATAAGCACATTCTCTATGTAATTCTTTAGGTGTACCGTGTTCTACGAGTCTGTCAGGGATACCCAACACTTTCACATCAGCTTTATAACCATGCTGATTCATGAATTCCAATACGGCTGATCCGAAACCGCCCACTACCGTTCCATCTTCAACAGTTACAATTTTATTGTATTTGCTGAAAGCTTCTTGCAACAGATCTTCATCTATTGGTTTCACAAAACGCAGATCGTAATGTGCAGGATCCAATCCTTCTGTTCTCAATTCTCTGATCGCTGCTGTTGCAAAATTACCCGGATGTCCGAAGCTTAAAATCGCAACTTCTCTTCCATCTTTAATTTTTTTTCCCTTACCGATCTGTACTTCTTCAAAAGCAGTTCTCCATTCTGGCATTACACCTTCACCACGTGGGTAGCGAATCACAAATGGATATTCCGTTTTTTCTAATTGTGCAGTATACATGAGGTTGCGTAATTCCTGTTCATTCATCGGTGCACTCACGATCAGGTTCGGAATACAACGCATGTAAGGAATATCATAACAACCATGGTGTGTAGGTCCATCTTCTCCAACTAGTCCTGCTCTGTCCAAGCAAAGTACAACAGGCAGTTTTTGTATCGCCACATCATGCACTACCTGATCATAGGCGCGTTGCATAAAGGAAGAGTAAATATTACAGAACACACGCATTCCCTGTGTGGCCAATCCGGCGCTAAGGGTCACTGCATGCTGTTCGCAGATACCAACATCGAAGGCGCGGTGAGGCATTTTTTCCATCATGAATTTGAGTGAGGAACCACTAGGCATTGCCGGTGTAACCCCCATCACTTTATCATTCATTTCCGCCAGTTCGATCATGGTATGCCCGAAAACATCCTGGTATTTAGGCGGCTGAGGAACATCGATCTTTTTCTTGTAGATCTCGCCGGTTACTTTATCAAACAAGCCCGGGGCATGCCATTTGGTTTGGTCTTTTTCTGCCAGTGCATATCCTTTTCCTTTTGTGGTAATGATATGCAACAACTTTGGACCTGGAATCTCTCTCAGATCTTTTAAAGTATCTACCAGTTTGGTGATGTTATGTCCGTCGATTGGACCGAAATAACGAATCTTCAGCGCTTCAAAAAGGTTACTGCTCTTGCTCACCACCCCTTTCACGCCAGCTTCAATTTTTGAAGCGAGGTCGCGACTTAAGTTTTTACCGACAGGCAGTTTACCCAATAGATTCCACACTTCATCTCTTACTTTGTTGTAGGTAGGTGATGTGCTGATATCGGTCAAATATTCTTTCAGAGCACCCACATTCGGGTCGATGCTCATACAATTATCGTTCAGGATGATCAATACATCGCTATCCGCCACACCGGCATGGTTCATGGCTTCGAAAGCCATGCCCGCTGTCATGGACCCATCACCGATCACTGCAATGGATTTTCGGTTCTCCCCCTTGTATTTGGCAGCCATGGCCATCCCTAAAGCGGCTGAAATAGAGGTGGAGGAATGTCCTACACCGAATGTATCGTATTGACTCTCAGAGCGTTTTGGGAAGCCGCTCAGGCCTTTGTATTTGCGATTGGTAATGAATTGGTCACGGCGACCCGTCAGGATCTTATGTCCATAAGCCTGATGTCCCACATCCCATACCAATTGATCATAAGGTGTATTGTACACATAATGAAGAGCAACGCTTAGTTCTACCACCCCCAAACTGGCAGCAAAATGTCCGCCATGAACACTTACCACATCAATGATATACTGCCTCAATTCATCACAAACCTGATGTAATTGCTCTCTGGTAAGGGTTTTAAGGTCGTCGGGGTTATTGATTCTACCTAGTAACTGTCCCGGTTTAATCTCCATGCGGAAGGGTTTGAAATGTAAAAATAGGCTTTTCGTGTTTAGCAATATGCCAAGAATAAGTAAAGAAACAGTTGGCAAAAGAGAAGGTTCGTCGGCAAGGAACATTAATTTACGCCAAACAAGTGTGCTTTTTGCCTTTAATCAAATTTCGGGATAAGTCGGCGATGCTTTCCCGCTATATTTGTTCCCACATGAAGACTAGTAAATCTACTTTGTATTGGTGGTGCCAGTTAGGGGGGTGGTTGTTCTACGGATTGACCATGGTTTTCTTTGCCTTTGTCTTCAGAGATCGTCAGGGCGCTATTAATGAGATATTTTATTATCGTTTGGTCGTAACCATTCTCACGGGTATGGTATTTACACATTTATTACGTGAGTTGGTGATTAGAATGGAGCTTCGTCCACCTATTGATTCCAATAAATGGTGGTTGTTGACCATTACTATTTTATGCATTATTGTATTGTACAGCTTATCCAATAGTGCAGTAGTGGAATGGTTGCAATATTATGACCCCGCCATCAAGGCTTCGGTGGCAAAAAGATTCTTGTCCAACCTGATTTTTGATTCACCCATGATACTAGTTTGGGTGTCAATTTATTACATTTGGCATTATGTGGAATTGGGTACGAAGAGTGAGATCCAGAAAGTAAAACTGGAAAGCCTTGTAAAAGAACTGGAACTTAAAACCATTAAATCGCACATCAATCCACACTTTATTTTTAATGCATTGAATAGTATTCGTGCATTGGTGGATGAGAATCCGAATCGCGCCCGTACTGCGATCACTGAGTTGAGCAATATCCTGCGTAGCAGTATGCAGGCAGAAAAATTAGAGACCGTTCCTTTTGAAAAGGAATTGAATATTGTAAAAGATTATCTGGCATTGGAACATATCCGATTTGAGGACAGACTACGTGTAGAGTATGAGATCGATGAAGATACCTTAGACCAACCAGTGCCTCCGATGATGTTACAGACATTGGTTGAGAATGCCATTAAACATGGTATCGGGAAGCAAAAAGATGGTGGATTGATCAAAGTGATTTCTGATTACAGAGATAACCATCATGAACTGATCATTCAAAATACAGGGCAATTGAATAGTACCACCAACTCAGATGGATTTGGTATCAACAGTACCCGAAACCGACTGAAGTTATTATTCGGCGGAAAAGCTAACTTTGAGATCAGGGATATTGGAGGCAATATGGTAGAAGCGGTGGTGAAAATGCCTGTACAACCTGTTTATTCTTAATTCTATATAATAACCGATCTATGGCTATCAAAGCGATCATTATTGATGATGAAAGACTTGCACGTAATGAGTTAAAAAAATTATTGCAGGATCACTCAGATATAGAGGTAATTGAAGAAGCAGCTAATGTGGATGATGGGATCGAAAAAATTGAGTCCCTCAATCCAGACCTGATCTTCCTCGATATTCAAATGCCCGGTAAAACCGGCTTTGATCTGCTGGCAGAAGTAGAGAAGGCACCAAAAGTGATCTTTACAACTGCATATGATGAGTATGCCATCAAAGCTTTTGAAGTCAATGCTTTGGATTATCTGCTGAAACCCATCGAACCAAAACGTTTGGCTGATGCGATCCAAAAACTGCAAGCTGAGATCTTTAAAGAATCCGCCGGATTGAATGGAATCAATAGAGGTCCTCTTACAGAACACGATCAGGTCTTTGTAAAAGACGGTGAGCGTTGCTGGTTTGTAAAGTTGGGTGAGATCCGTTTGTTTGAAAGTGTTGGTAACTATGCTAAAGTTTTCTTTGGTACCAATAAACCATTGATCTTAAAATCACTCAATGCACTGGAAGAAAGATTGGACGATCGTATGTTCTTCCGTGCTAACCGTAAACATATCATCAACCTTCGCTGGATCGAAAAAATCGAACCTTACTTTAACGGCGGTCTGCTAGTTGACCTGAAAGGTGGCGAAAAGATCGAAGTAAGCCGCAGACAAACGGTGAAGTTTAAAGAAATGATGAGTCTGTAAAGAAGGTTGATCGTCCATGGTCCATAGACCATGGATGGTAACGTCTTGGTTAATCAGAATAATTATCAAACCATATCTTCCTAACCATGGACCATGGACTATGGTTCATTTACTATTAGCCCCATATGAAAAAAAACAACCTATTACTTGCAGCCTTTTTATTGTTATCGCTGAGCAGTTTTGCGCAGAAGATAGAAGATCTGATCTCGGAAAAAGAAGTAGCCAGAATTGAGAAGATATTGTCTTCCGATGAAATGGAAGGCCGAAGAACTTTCACAAAAGGGATAGACAAAGCAGCTGCATTTATCGCTGATGAGTTCAAAAAAACCGGATTGCAAACCTGGAACAACAGTGGCTCTTACTTGCAACAGTTTGCCATGGTACGTCCTAAGTTCATTAGCGTAACCGCAAGTATCGATGGCATCAGTGTTGATAGCAGAGATGTGATTGTGATGACTTGTCAACCTGAGATCAAAGTGACAGAACAATCCGGTTACGAAAAAATAACCATTGGTAAAGGGGCGAATCTCGTTACAGAAGCAAGAAAGTTGATGACCGCCAACAAAAATTATTTTGTTTTGGTGGATACCAGTCATGCACGTGCCATGGGTACGCTCACAAGGATGAAGAGCAACCTTTTCAAAACAGATAAGAACCTTGTTTTCATGTTGGCCACTACTGATCCTAAGACCTACAGTATCGAAAGCAAACATGAGGTCACAGAAATGCCGTTAGCGAATGTGGTAGGTGTGCTGCCGGGCAAGAGCAAAAAAAATGAATACGTGATCTTTTCAGGTCACTATGACCATTTAGGGATCATGGGTAAAGATCGAAACGGGAATGTTCAAACAGATTCGATCTTTAATGGTGCAAATGATGATGCTGCAGGAACAACAGCTATGATGGTGCTCGCACAATATTTCAAAGCCATCAATAACAATGAGCGTACATTGATCTTTGTTGCTTTTACCGCGGAAGAAGTAGGAGGCTATGGTTCTACTTATTTTTCACGTCAATTCAATCCTGAGCAAGTAATGGCAATGTTCAACATTGAAATGATCGGATCAGAAAGTAAGTGGGGAAAGAATTCTGCATTCATCACTGGCTACGAAAAAACAGATATGGGTAAGATCCTGCAGTCGAATTTAGCAGGAACCGACTTTACATTCTATCCAGATCCTTATCCTGCACAACAATTGTTTTATCGCTCTGATAATGCAACCCTTGCAAGATTAGGAGTACCTGCACATACCATTTCTACTACCAAGATCGATGTTGATCCTTATTACCATAAAGCGAGTGATGAATTCAACACTATTGATGTTGATAACATGACACGCATCATTCGCGCGATCGCATTGAGTTCGAGAGGTATTGTGAGTGGAAAAGATACACCTACGAGAGTGAATACAAGTGATCTGAGATAAAAAATGCTTGTTAGGAAAGGCTGTTCACATGGACAGCCTTTTTCTTTTTTATACCTTACTAGAAATTGCGCTCAGATGAATTTAAGAAACGCCCTTTTTATCATCTTCCTTTTGCTATCTCTATTTGTACAAGCTCAAAAATTGAGTTACGAGGAAGAGATTGCCCAATGGAAGAAAGAGCGGATCATTGAATTAAAAGCTGAAAATGGATGGCTGAATCTGGCCGGACTTTTCTGGATCAAAGAAGGTAAACAGTATTTTGGTGGAAGTGCCACTGATGATATTCGTTTCCCGATACCATCTTTTCCTGCGCAGGTTGGATATTTTGAAAGAAAGGGGAATATGGTCAAACAGGTCCTGGAAAAGGATATTGCATTATTAACGAATGGAAGATCACAAAAGGAACAAGTAGTCTTCCATGCAGATTCATTGCAACAGTCGACTATGTCTTTTGCGCATTATCGATGGACATTATTACAAAGAGATGAGTTGATTGGTATACGTTTCAGAGATCTAAAAAATCCTGCTATCGATGCCTTGCAGCACATTCCATGTTTTCCGGTGAACACATTATTTCGCGTAAAAGCGAAACTGGTTCCTCCACTTATTCCTAAAAAGATTCCAGTAGCCAATGTACTTGGACAAATAACACAACAGTTTTCACCTGGAAAACTTGTTTTCGATTTGCAAGGTGAAACCTATAGTCTCGACGCATTGCAGGAGGGTAATAAACTGTTTATTGTTTTTGGTGATCGAACAAGTGGTCAGTCTACTTATGCATCCGGACGTTATTTGTATGCAGCTATGCCAGGCGAAGATGGCATCACTGTACTCGATTTCAATAAAGCATTCAATCCTCCATGTGTATTTACATCTTATGCCACTTGTCTTTTACCTCCTTCGCAAAACATATTACATCTTGCAATAGAAGCGGGAGAAAAGAGAGTAGGTGATCACTAAGATTTTAGCAATTGTCTGATACTGCTCAAGTGCGCAAATAGCACAACCGGAACAATCAATCCGGGAAGAAATACATAAGGGAAATGCGTCAACCCGATATTCGGTTGTTCAAAACCAAAACGCTGAAAAGATGTAGGTACGGAAAGAATACCGTGGTAAGCGATATTGATCAATAGCCCTAAGCAAATCAGATTCCAGATCAGTAACACTGTTTTGTTGAGTAGCTTTTTGTAATAGCCCAAATAAGCAACCAGCGGTGCTGAGATACCAGAAATGATATCAAAGTTGATTCCTTCAAAAGTCATCAGTTCGGGCACCAGTTGAAGTGTATACAAAGAGAATAAGCAAAGCTCTACCGGGATCCTCACAACATGTAATAGCGTTAATTGATCAGGTCTGAGTAGATCGATAAAGTTACGTCCTTTCGAAGTGGCAAATAAAATGATGACGAGTGATACAGGAGGCAGTAACAAGGCCAAAAACCTTGGTGGTAAGGTTTGTGTATTTGTATAGAAACCTGTAGCTGCAATGCTACCTTGTCCGATCATCCAAAGGATCAAAAGACCTGCAACAATTTTATTACCGTGAGCAGCTTTTACTAAAAAGAAACAGGTCAGTAAAACAGTGGCTACAAAGCCCAATGGTAGATACAAAGGGACGTTGTTCATAAGGGTTTAATTTGTACAAAGAAAAACAATTGCCTATTCAGGCATCAATGAATTCCATTAACGGTAAGGGCTGATTTCCTTAATGGGTATGGGTTCTATTGAAATAAAAAGAGGTAGATCAACCGTTCTGCTGAACCATAGAGCTACTGTGAATGGCTGCGCTCATTTCCTTGATCAAAGAAACATCTTTTTCAATGGCGTTACCGATCACGATCACGTCAGCTCCGGCTTTGCAATTGCGGTAGGCTTTTTCTGGGTCGGTGATCCCGCCGCCGATGATCAATGGAATTTCAATATGACGGGCTACTTTTTCGATCATATTTTCAGTGATGGGTCTTTTGGCACCACTACCTGCATCCATATAGATCAATTTCATGCCCAGCATTTCGCCGGCCATGGCAGTACACATTGCGATCTCGTTTTTATCAGCCGGAATCGGGGTTGCATTGGAGATATAGGAAACGGTAGTAGGAGCGCCGCCGTCAACGACCATATAACCTGTTGGCATGATCTCAAGACCACTCTTTTTCACGAAAGGTGCACTGATCACATGCTGTCCGATCAATAATTCCGGATTACGACCCGAGATCAGTGACAGGTATAAAAGCGCATCCGCATATTTACTTACTTGAGAAGGAGAGCCGGGAAACAAAATCACGGGAATATCGCAGGCAGCTTTGATTTGCTGGATGCATTCATCCAGGTGACTGGAGATCACCAGACTTCCACCCAGAAAGAAATAGTCCACCTTCGCATCTACAGATAGGGATACCAACTGTTCAATGCTAGCATTGTCGACCTTGTCAGGATCAATAAGTACGGTGAAGGATTTCTTGCCCGCCTCCTTTCTTTCTGCCAATTGCTGATATATGACCTGCTTCATTCAGTATTATATAGATGCTACTGCAAAAATGCAGAAAAGTTTTTGTTTAAGGTGCTAAACCCCTGTTTGTTTCGTATTTATTTGAAAGATAATGTGTTGAAAGCAATTTAAGGCCTTTTAAAAGCAGAAATTTCCGTTTTGTTCTACCTTTTTATTTACGGAAAATTCTTTATTCAACAAGGGTAGATGCCAAAAAATCTTTCCCACAACGGGGGATATTCCCGCAAATTCAACCCTGATTTGAGGTGTGAAAAAATTCACACTCTTTATTCACAAGCTGTGCATATTTACGGACTTGGATTATCAAATCGGAAAGATATTTTCGTCAACCGCTTAACATTTCGTTAATCCGCTGGGACCCATTAAATAA
Above is a genomic segment from Sediminibacterium sp. KACHI17 containing:
- a CDS encoding geranylgeranylglyceryl/heptaprenylglyceryl phosphate synthase gives rise to the protein MKQVIYQQLAERKEAGKKSFTVLIDPDKVDNASIEQLVSLSVDAKVDYFFLGGSLVISSHLDECIQQIKAACDIPVILFPGSPSQVSKYADALLYLSLISGRNPELLIGQHVISAPFVKKSGLEIMPTGYMVVDGGAPTTVSYISNATPIPADKNEIAMCTAMAGEMLGMKLIYMDAGSGAKRPITENMIEKVARHIEIPLIIGGGITDPEKAYRNCKAGADVIVIGNAIEKDVSLIKEMSAAIHSSSMVQQNG